Proteins from a genomic interval of Rubinisphaera italica:
- a CDS encoding 1-deoxy-D-xylulose-5-phosphate reductoisomerase, with the protein MNQIALLGATGSIGTSCLDVVRAHADQIQIRAVSAHRNWRELAKICHEFQPAVAILADETVQNEAILSDFPSKTEVRFGSEAVTEVAAFEEIDTVVAAIVGAAGLASSYAAVKAGKRVAIANKETLVVAGPIIMELARESGSELIPVDSEHSAIFQALLAGNQRDVAKIVLTSSGGPFRGLSREEIASKTPEQALKHPTWDMGPKITIDSATLMNKALEVIEARWLFNLQAEQIEVVVHPQSIVHSFVEYRDGSVIAQLSPPDMRLPIQYALSYPQRWEAVAPRFDFKTNQQLDFSPPDLATFPALKLGFDVAKLGGTSGSVLNAANEIAVSRYLQNELSFYDIERVCREVLSAHEFIASPTLDELVALDDWARKETTLWQP; encoded by the coding sequence ATGAATCAGATAGCCTTACTGGGAGCGACCGGCTCGATTGGAACGAGTTGTCTGGATGTCGTCCGGGCTCATGCGGATCAGATTCAGATTCGAGCGGTTTCCGCTCATCGGAACTGGCGAGAACTGGCGAAAATCTGCCATGAGTTTCAGCCTGCGGTGGCGATATTGGCTGATGAAACTGTTCAAAACGAAGCGATTCTCAGCGATTTTCCCTCAAAAACTGAAGTCCGATTCGGTTCTGAGGCAGTGACCGAAGTTGCTGCGTTTGAAGAAATCGACACAGTGGTTGCTGCAATTGTGGGAGCAGCCGGGCTGGCCAGCTCCTATGCAGCTGTCAAAGCGGGCAAACGGGTTGCGATTGCCAATAAGGAGACGCTCGTCGTCGCTGGCCCTATTATTATGGAACTGGCTCGCGAATCTGGAAGTGAATTGATTCCCGTCGACAGTGAGCACTCCGCTATTTTTCAGGCATTACTGGCGGGGAATCAGCGAGATGTTGCAAAAATTGTGCTGACATCCAGTGGTGGGCCGTTTCGAGGATTATCACGCGAGGAAATCGCCAGCAAAACGCCGGAACAAGCCCTGAAACATCCGACTTGGGATATGGGGCCGAAAATCACAATTGATTCTGCAACTCTGATGAACAAGGCTCTGGAAGTCATTGAAGCTCGCTGGTTGTTTAATTTACAAGCCGAGCAAATTGAGGTTGTCGTACACCCGCAATCGATCGTGCATTCGTTTGTCGAATATCGAGATGGATCAGTAATTGCTCAACTGTCTCCTCCAGATATGAGATTACCAATACAATATGCTTTGTCGTATCCTCAACGCTGGGAAGCAGTTGCGCCTCGTTTTGACTTTAAAACGAATCAGCAACTTGATTTTTCTCCTCCTGATCTCGCAACATTCCCTGCGCTTAAGCTAGGATTTGACGTAGCAAAGCTAGGAGGCACATCGGGTTCCGTCCTGAATGCCGCCAATGAGATAGCCGTTTCGCGCTATCTTCAGAATGAACTTTCGTTTTATGATATCGAGCGCGTTTGCCGGGAAGTCCTGTCAGCGCATGAATTTATCGCATCACCAACTTTGGATGAATTAGTCGCCCTGGATGATTGGGCGCGCAAGGAGACAACTCTGTGGCAACCCTAA
- a CDS encoding PSD1 and planctomycete cytochrome C domain-containing protein produces MMNCVRKILFVCFALLVTNASTGFAAETITKEQADFFENKVRPILVEHCYECHGTKKQWADLRLDSHAAILKGGESGPAIEAGNPDESRIIQVIRYSEDDSQMPPEGKMSDEQIASLTQWVSQGARWPESSPQVSELDYFERARTHWAFQPIIPVKLPGVSEKIRVANPIDRFIGQKVEEAGLEQSPRAEARQQLRRLAFDLTGLPPSYEEVKQFETNSSDAAWSQAIDRYLASKDFGQKWARHWLDLARYADTKGYVFTEERRYPFAYTYRDYVIDALNIDLPYDQFIIEQLAADLMPERRSEESLAALGFLTVGNRFLNKSQEIYDDRIDVTVRGLMGLTVACARCHDHKFDPLEQADYYSLYGVFASCEEPERLPQIGDPPDEAAFKKYKEELAKLEQNLHDYENKLAGEISSEAKSHIENYLLEVADKLKHQTGRYELKEKYEIRRRLSDQFLAYLRQRDVNDPVFGAWRRVINLKPEDFDKDAEIRLGNVLQQMEQGKYEPNPLVKVRLINNRPVHMYDYVKLYSELITTAYKPEAELPEDQRENWRQIREHLTATGFPVDIDGTEAVALFHRDERNKHRALEKKIDAHMVTSPGSPPRAMVLNDKDKPITPYIFKRGNPGMRGDQIPRRFLKVLSSVDSEPFSNESSGRLKLAQDISSKKNPLTARVFVNRIWMQLIGQPLVQETSDFGLRTAPPSHPELLDDLSYRFMENNWSVKWLIKEIVSSETYRQTSQANAAGKQNDLENILVWRMNRKRLPFESMRDSILLTVGVLDKSLKGRSEQLEGDKPTFRRAIYGYIDRNNVSQLLQNFDVAGPSVSVSARTETVVPQQPLYLMNSPFVQDLCQRLSEDVQKELASDNSENAFTTALYHRVLQREPSGEELNWCVDYLKTHKDQKAGQKELAQALILTNEFLFVD; encoded by the coding sequence ATGATGAATTGCGTCCGCAAAATTCTGTTCGTGTGCTTTGCGCTTCTGGTTACGAATGCATCGACCGGTTTTGCAGCTGAAACAATCACAAAAGAACAGGCGGATTTCTTTGAGAATAAGGTTCGTCCAATTCTGGTCGAGCATTGTTATGAATGCCACGGCACGAAGAAGCAATGGGCAGATTTGCGTCTCGATAGCCATGCTGCCATTCTTAAAGGTGGCGAAAGTGGACCTGCCATTGAAGCAGGAAATCCTGACGAGAGCCGTATCATTCAAGTGATTCGCTATTCTGAAGACGATTCTCAGATGCCGCCTGAAGGAAAAATGTCAGACGAGCAAATTGCCAGCCTCACTCAATGGGTTTCGCAGGGTGCCCGCTGGCCGGAATCTTCACCGCAGGTTTCAGAACTCGATTATTTTGAGCGTGCAAGAACGCATTGGGCCTTTCAGCCGATCATACCAGTAAAGTTGCCAGGTGTCAGCGAGAAAATTCGCGTTGCTAATCCGATCGATCGCTTTATTGGTCAAAAAGTCGAAGAGGCTGGTCTGGAGCAATCTCCGCGAGCTGAAGCTCGTCAGCAACTCCGTCGGCTCGCGTTTGATCTGACCGGTTTGCCTCCCTCGTACGAAGAGGTTAAGCAGTTTGAAACCAATTCGAGTGATGCCGCCTGGAGTCAGGCGATTGATCGATATCTGGCCTCGAAGGACTTCGGACAGAAATGGGCTCGACACTGGCTCGATCTGGCGCGGTATGCCGATACGAAAGGATATGTCTTTACCGAAGAGCGACGTTATCCATTTGCCTACACCTATCGCGATTATGTGATTGATGCTCTGAACATCGATCTCCCTTACGACCAGTTTATTATTGAACAACTCGCGGCTGATCTGATGCCGGAGCGTCGTAGCGAGGAATCGTTGGCGGCTCTCGGATTTTTGACAGTTGGCAACCGTTTCCTGAATAAGTCGCAGGAAATTTATGATGACCGTATCGATGTGACCGTTCGAGGCTTGATGGGCCTGACGGTTGCCTGTGCCCGCTGTCATGATCATAAATTCGATCCGCTCGAACAGGCTGATTATTATTCGCTTTACGGTGTATTTGCCAGCTGTGAAGAACCGGAACGGTTACCTCAAATCGGCGATCCACCCGATGAAGCCGCCTTTAAAAAGTACAAGGAAGAACTGGCCAAACTGGAGCAGAATCTTCACGATTATGAGAATAAGTTGGCTGGGGAAATTTCCAGCGAAGCGAAGTCTCATATCGAAAACTATCTTCTGGAAGTTGCTGATAAACTGAAGCATCAGACAGGTCGGTATGAATTGAAAGAGAAGTACGAAATTCGCAGGCGACTCAGCGACCAATTCCTGGCTTACCTGCGTCAGCGAGATGTGAATGATCCTGTGTTTGGAGCTTGGAGACGGGTGATCAATCTCAAGCCGGAAGACTTCGACAAGGATGCTGAAATCCGTTTGGGCAATGTTCTTCAGCAAATGGAACAAGGTAAGTACGAACCGAATCCGCTGGTAAAAGTAAGGTTGATCAATAATCGTCCCGTGCACATGTACGATTATGTCAAACTGTATTCGGAACTCATCACAACAGCTTACAAGCCCGAAGCAGAACTTCCGGAAGATCAGCGGGAAAACTGGAGGCAGATTCGCGAACATTTGACAGCAACCGGATTCCCTGTCGATATCGATGGAACGGAAGCGGTGGCATTGTTTCACCGGGATGAACGAAATAAACATCGGGCACTGGAAAAGAAAATCGATGCTCACATGGTGACTTCGCCAGGTTCACCGCCGCGAGCGATGGTTCTGAATGATAAAGACAAGCCGATCACACCGTATATTTTCAAACGGGGAAATCCAGGAATGCGGGGAGATCAGATTCCACGCCGCTTCCTCAAAGTTCTCAGCTCAGTCGACAGTGAACCGTTCAGTAACGAATCAAGTGGACGGCTCAAGCTGGCTCAGGATATTTCCTCGAAGAAAAATCCTTTGACGGCTCGGGTATTTGTGAATCGTATCTGGATGCAATTGATCGGTCAGCCTTTGGTTCAGGAAACGAGCGATTTCGGATTACGAACCGCTCCTCCGTCACATCCCGAACTGCTGGATGATTTATCATATCGATTTATGGAAAATAACTGGTCGGTCAAATGGTTGATCAAAGAGATTGTCAGTTCGGAAACATATCGACAAACCAGTCAGGCCAATGCCGCTGGCAAACAGAATGATCTGGAAAACATTTTGGTCTGGCGGATGAATCGGAAACGGTTGCCGTTCGAGTCGATGCGAGATTCCATCCTCTTAACAGTCGGTGTACTCGATAAAAGCCTGAAAGGTCGCTCCGAACAACTCGAAGGAGACAAGCCGACCTTCCGCCGTGCGATTTATGGATACATCGATCGCAATAATGTTTCCCAACTGCTGCAGAATTTCGATGTCGCCGGGCCAAGTGTTTCGGTCTCTGCACGTACAGAAACGGTTGTTCCGCAGCAGCCGTTGTATTTAATGAATTCCCCGTTTGTGCAGGATTTGTGTCAACGTTTGTCTGAGGACGTTCAAAAGGAATTGGCTTCAGACAATTCGGAAAACGCTTTCACGACCGCACTTTATCATCGAGTTTTACAGCGCGAGCCGAGCGGAGAGGAGTTGAACTGGTGCGTGGACTATCTGAAGACTCACAAGGATCAGAAAGCCGGTCAAAAAGAACTGGCCCAGGCGTTGATTCTGACCAACGAATTTTTGTTTGTTGATTAA
- a CDS encoding site-2 protease family protein, which produces MATLIAASVLAVSLSSIQNILIVALGLGLVIFFHELGHFAVAKWCDVNVERFSIGFGPILLSWKWGETEYALSLIPFGGYVKMLGQDDADPSQLTSEEVAEDPRSYIAKNVPQRMAIISAGVIMNIITGLLFFAFAFQQGVEVPPSELGTVFVGKPAWEAGLREGDRLTEINGRDVSTFGDIIRATALSSSEYLDVKGVHYDGGEFEARIFPTMNGTRREIGVEPIRGLALAPKEFVPNGDATLAGTAANKASPPFKPGDEIVSLDGEKLDGFAGLQNYLASHRGDTVEFNVKRTDENNKSSDVEITVGPQGFRTLGLWMDIGQIEAVQVGSPAEKAGLKTGDKIVRIDDLDVGKDINPLTLPDYFAERHGQEISVVVNREEKGSGAKSHDLVITPLDIPGWIERPSSANTPLSVQSIGIAFHMIPTVLKVQEGSPADGKVKAGDQIQQVELVLPKGTEKPDIMDKLDPVVIELNESNRNWMYAFWQLQVANSRDIRLKIVRDGSAPETVTFTPTRSEDWFLPTRGIMMSLLSVSQKADSFGEAIQMGVSHTKNSAFDIYLTLRNLITQNLSVKELHGPIGIAKVAYQVSQQGIAELSMFLGFLSINLAVLNFLPIPVLDGGHMIFLIYEGITRKKPSERVLIAATYIGMAFVLSLMVLVIFLDVFVHGF; this is translated from the coding sequence GTGGCAACCCTAATCGCTGCCAGCGTCCTCGCGGTCAGTCTGAGTAGCATTCAGAATATTCTCATCGTGGCACTTGGCCTCGGACTGGTCATTTTCTTCCACGAACTGGGGCATTTCGCCGTTGCCAAATGGTGCGATGTGAATGTCGAACGCTTCAGTATTGGCTTCGGCCCGATTCTCCTCTCCTGGAAATGGGGTGAGACGGAATACGCACTCTCCCTGATCCCCTTTGGTGGTTACGTGAAGATGCTCGGCCAGGACGATGCCGACCCGTCTCAATTGACCAGTGAAGAAGTCGCCGAAGATCCTCGATCATACATTGCAAAGAATGTGCCTCAGCGGATGGCGATCATTTCTGCCGGTGTGATTATGAATATCATCACTGGCCTGCTGTTCTTCGCCTTTGCCTTCCAGCAGGGCGTGGAAGTTCCCCCCTCTGAGTTAGGAACCGTTTTCGTAGGCAAACCAGCTTGGGAAGCCGGTTTGCGTGAGGGAGATCGTCTTACCGAAATCAACGGTCGTGATGTCAGCACCTTTGGCGACATTATTCGAGCCACAGCCTTGAGTTCATCCGAGTATCTGGATGTCAAAGGTGTGCACTACGATGGCGGAGAATTCGAAGCTCGCATCTTCCCGACGATGAATGGAACCCGCCGAGAAATTGGTGTCGAACCCATTCGCGGCCTGGCCCTGGCTCCGAAAGAATTTGTCCCCAACGGCGATGCGACACTGGCTGGTACAGCTGCCAATAAAGCCTCTCCTCCTTTCAAACCTGGGGATGAAATTGTTTCTCTCGATGGTGAGAAGCTCGATGGATTTGCGGGACTCCAGAATTATCTGGCTAGTCATCGGGGAGACACTGTGGAATTCAATGTCAAACGGACCGATGAAAACAATAAAAGCTCAGATGTTGAAATTACAGTGGGACCACAGGGTTTCCGCACACTTGGTTTATGGATGGATATCGGCCAGATCGAAGCTGTTCAGGTTGGTTCGCCAGCTGAAAAAGCGGGTTTGAAAACGGGCGATAAAATAGTCCGCATTGATGATCTTGATGTTGGTAAAGATATCAATCCCCTGACGTTGCCTGACTATTTTGCAGAGCGTCACGGACAGGAAATTTCGGTTGTCGTCAATCGCGAAGAAAAAGGCTCGGGAGCCAAAAGTCACGATTTGGTCATCACTCCGCTCGATATTCCGGGCTGGATTGAACGCCCCTCTTCAGCCAACACTCCCCTTTCTGTGCAGTCAATCGGGATCGCATTCCACATGATTCCAACTGTCCTGAAAGTTCAGGAAGGCAGCCCGGCTGATGGGAAAGTTAAAGCGGGAGATCAAATTCAGCAGGTTGAATTAGTTCTTCCCAAGGGGACTGAAAAGCCGGATATTATGGATAAACTCGATCCCGTAGTGATTGAATTGAATGAGTCGAATCGCAACTGGATGTATGCGTTCTGGCAACTTCAGGTGGCCAACTCCCGCGATATCCGCCTCAAAATTGTCCGAGATGGATCTGCTCCAGAAACGGTCACCTTTACCCCGACTCGCTCCGAGGACTGGTTCCTGCCCACACGAGGCATCATGATGAGCCTGCTTTCGGTTTCACAAAAAGCAGACAGCTTTGGTGAAGCGATTCAAATGGGAGTCTCTCACACAAAGAATTCCGCATTCGATATCTATCTGACTCTGCGGAATCTGATCACGCAAAACTTGTCCGTTAAAGAACTGCACGGACCGATTGGAATTGCCAAAGTCGCCTATCAGGTTTCCCAGCAGGGAATCGCCGAGTTGTCGATGTTCCTTGGTTTCCTCAGTATCAACCTGGCTGTCCTGAACTTCCTGCCAATTCCTGTACTCGATGGCGGACATATGATCTTCCTGATTTACGAAGGCATCACCCGTAAAAAACCAAGCGAACGGGTTCTGATAGCCGCAACCTATATTGGTATGGCATTCGTGCTGAGTCTAATGGTGCTCGTCATCTTCCTGGATGTCTTCGTGCACGGCTTTTAA
- a CDS encoding DUF1501 domain-containing protein — translation MYETIYSRREMLRRCGMGFGALSCATLLADEARAADIKNPMLPKQPHFAGKAKHVIHIFLNGGASQVDTFDPKPALEKWAGKSIEGGNLRTERKTGGVMASPFKFKKHGQSGIEVSEIFPHLGECVDDMTFIHSMHANVPNHEPSLMLMNCGESNLIRPCMGSWVTYGMGTENQNLPGFVVMCPGGYPIKESANWRSAFLPGVFQGTHLDTNKQKVEDLIANIQNNQLPYERQREQLNLIQKLNQHHFAARSSDTQLESRIQSFELAYRMQMEATDAFDVTREPKHIQEMYGEGAHARQCLMARRLVERGVRFVQLWHGQGQPWDNHDDLEKNHARLAKQCDQPIAALIKDLKQRGLLDDTLIVCSGEFGRTPVVELPTPGSNAGKVNGRDHNHYGFTAWMAGGGVKGGFKYGATDEFGFKAVENPVHVHDLQATILHLLGFNHEKLTYRYSGRDFRLTDVHGQVVQDVLA, via the coding sequence ATGTACGAAACCATCTATTCACGACGCGAAATGCTGCGACGTTGCGGGATGGGCTTTGGGGCTCTTTCCTGTGCGACCTTGCTGGCAGATGAAGCCCGAGCAGCGGATATTAAAAATCCGATGTTGCCCAAGCAGCCTCATTTTGCAGGAAAAGCCAAGCACGTCATACATATTTTCCTGAATGGAGGAGCCTCTCAGGTCGATACGTTCGATCCGAAACCGGCTCTGGAAAAATGGGCAGGTAAATCGATTGAAGGGGGGAACCTCCGCACCGAGCGTAAAACGGGCGGGGTGATGGCTTCGCCTTTCAAGTTCAAAAAACATGGACAATCCGGCATCGAAGTCAGTGAGATTTTCCCACATTTGGGTGAATGCGTCGACGACATGACGTTTATCCATTCGATGCACGCCAATGTTCCAAATCACGAACCATCCCTTATGCTGATGAACTGCGGAGAATCGAATTTGATTCGTCCCTGCATGGGTTCCTGGGTGACTTACGGGATGGGAACCGAGAACCAGAACCTGCCAGGTTTTGTTGTGATGTGTCCGGGGGGGTATCCGATTAAAGAATCCGCCAACTGGCGATCTGCGTTTCTGCCGGGAGTCTTTCAGGGAACACACCTGGATACAAACAAGCAGAAAGTAGAAGATCTGATTGCCAATATTCAGAACAATCAGTTGCCTTACGAGCGTCAGCGGGAACAACTCAATTTGATTCAGAAATTGAATCAACATCACTTTGCCGCTCGCTCCAGTGATACTCAACTGGAATCGCGGATTCAGTCCTTCGAGTTGGCCTATCGCATGCAGATGGAAGCGACCGATGCATTTGATGTGACTCGAGAACCCAAACATATTCAGGAAATGTACGGCGAGGGAGCTCATGCCCGTCAATGCCTGATGGCTCGACGGCTGGTTGAACGTGGTGTTCGATTTGTGCAATTATGGCATGGACAGGGACAACCTTGGGATAACCATGACGATCTCGAAAAGAATCATGCTCGACTTGCCAAGCAGTGCGATCAACCGATTGCCGCTTTAATTAAGGATCTCAAGCAACGAGGATTACTGGATGACACATTGATTGTCTGCAGTGGTGAATTCGGACGAACACCTGTTGTCGAATTGCCAACACCCGGTTCTAACGCAGGAAAGGTCAACGGACGTGACCATAACCATTACGGATTCACCGCCTGGATGGCGGGAGGCGGTGTTAAAGGCGGATTCAAGTATGGTGCAACCGATGAATTCGGTTTCAAAGCGGTCGAAAATCCGGTTCACGTCCACGACCTGCAGGCAACGATACTGCACCTGCTCGGCTTCAATCACGAAAAACTGACTTATCGTTATTCAGGCCGCGACTTCCGATTAACAGACGTACATGGACAGGTCGTTCAGGATGTTCTGGCTTAA
- a CDS encoding endonuclease/exonuclease/phosphatase family protein, whose protein sequence is MKFRSILSPISRASTDVGIRPRGLIVASYIILASAWVIAVLLRLTVRDLTSFNQLTAYHYATPMPLLFLLALFLAITAFFLSHSKASAGWCLLAMVIAQSAGSYPIQNQAINSIEEPLQQRLMLWNVCHGRNGFDNVVDEMQSHYADIYMLIEAGPPSEKMRRFWQENFPDHEVTLLGSEMVLLLRGTAGQVQVGALRPQGQYRQVEVATTAGKFDLLFVDIHGRPTLSRREPIARLTELVDESSDGPLLVAGDFNTPRDSPLFQPLDARLCNAYDAVGTGFEPTWPWPFPLLTLDQVWSNSGVCFHHCLQSWCSISDHRPVIVDFSLTQQQLKLANNK, encoded by the coding sequence ATGAAATTCCGTTCTATATTGTCGCCGATATCGCGAGCTTCAACCGATGTGGGAATCCGCCCTCGTGGTTTGATTGTCGCCTCCTATATAATCCTCGCTTCAGCCTGGGTCATTGCCGTTCTGCTCCGATTGACTGTTCGCGACCTGACCTCGTTCAATCAGCTGACGGCTTATCATTACGCCACCCCCATGCCTTTGTTGTTCTTGCTGGCATTATTTCTGGCGATCACCGCTTTTTTCCTGAGTCACTCCAAAGCCAGCGCGGGCTGGTGTCTGTTGGCAATGGTGATTGCCCAAAGCGCAGGCTCTTATCCCATTCAGAATCAGGCAATAAATTCGATCGAGGAACCCCTTCAACAGAGGCTGATGTTATGGAATGTTTGTCATGGACGAAACGGGTTTGACAATGTCGTAGACGAGATGCAGTCTCACTATGCCGATATCTACATGCTGATTGAAGCGGGGCCGCCTTCAGAAAAGATGCGCCGTTTCTGGCAGGAAAATTTTCCTGATCACGAGGTCACACTCCTTGGGTCAGAAATGGTGCTGTTACTGCGTGGAACAGCCGGTCAGGTGCAGGTTGGAGCCCTCAGACCTCAAGGGCAGTATCGTCAGGTCGAAGTCGCAACGACTGCAGGTAAATTCGATTTATTATTCGTCGATATCCACGGACGTCCGACGTTGTCGCGTCGAGAACCAATCGCACGACTGACGGAATTAGTCGATGAATCATCCGATGGCCCGCTCCTCGTCGCAGGAGATTTTAATACCCCACGAGACTCTCCCTTGTTCCAGCCTCTTGATGCCCGACTCTGCAACGCTTACGATGCAGTCGGAACGGGTTTCGAACCAACATGGCCCTGGCCATTTCCACTGTTGACGTTGGATCAGGTCTGGTCAAACTCAGGAGTCTGTTTTCATCACTGCCTGCAATCGTGGTGTTCAATTTCCGACCATCGTCCTGTGATTGTCGATTTCAGTCTGACTCAACAACAATTGAAACTTGCCAATAACAAATAA
- a CDS encoding polysaccharide deacetylase family protein, with the protein MLLVNKLVPIPKKKLLASVMRSSGMNAVLHRLPTWSGLLVVNYHRIGQSSACPFDQNLFSATSEGLELQLKHYKRHADVIRISDLDEVLKRRTGKSVLITFDDGYRDNYDLAFPVLKAADVPATFFVATGFVDQPRIAWWDEIAWMIRQSKVNKLPGSVWFPEGLIIPEQDRSSALGAAVRKYWTLTGNQTELYLNDLAKQTQAGRCPVELADKMWMTWEMMHEMSNSGMDFGGHTVDHPILAQQSGKTQRREIFESRARLIEKLGIEPQAFAYPVGQAHMFSAETKHLLKEAGYKYGFSFYGNYESCVSVDPYDIPRCAIDFNMPQAIFDSRLTLPQIFAKK; encoded by the coding sequence ATGCTACTGGTGAATAAACTTGTTCCCATTCCAAAAAAGAAACTCCTCGCCAGTGTGATGAGATCATCGGGAATGAATGCCGTTTTGCACAGACTACCGACCTGGTCTGGTTTGCTTGTCGTCAATTATCATCGGATTGGACAATCTTCCGCTTGCCCTTTTGACCAAAATCTGTTCAGCGCGACTTCTGAAGGACTGGAACTTCAGCTCAAACATTACAAACGTCACGCCGATGTAATACGTATCTCTGATCTGGACGAGGTTTTGAAACGTCGAACGGGGAAATCGGTACTGATTACCTTCGATGATGGTTACCGTGACAATTACGATCTGGCATTTCCAGTACTCAAAGCGGCCGATGTGCCTGCGACGTTTTTTGTGGCGACTGGCTTTGTTGATCAGCCTCGAATTGCCTGGTGGGACGAAATTGCCTGGATGATTCGGCAATCAAAAGTGAACAAGTTGCCGGGCAGTGTCTGGTTTCCAGAAGGGCTTATTATACCTGAACAGGATCGTAGCTCGGCTTTGGGAGCAGCCGTTCGGAAATACTGGACTTTGACAGGGAATCAGACGGAACTGTATCTCAACGATCTCGCAAAGCAGACGCAAGCGGGACGTTGTCCTGTAGAGCTGGCGGACAAAATGTGGATGACCTGGGAAATGATGCACGAGATGTCAAACTCGGGCATGGATTTTGGCGGACATACCGTCGACCATCCGATTCTTGCTCAACAGTCCGGCAAAACGCAGCGGCGTGAGATTTTCGAAAGTCGGGCTCGGTTGATTGAAAAATTGGGAATTGAACCTCAAGCCTTTGCCTACCCTGTCGGACAGGCTCATATGTTCTCAGCCGAAACGAAACATCTTCTCAAAGAGGCAGGTTACAAATATGGATTCAGTTTCTATGGGAACTATGAATCCTGTGTTTCGGTCGACCCCTACGACATCCCCCGCTGCGCGATCGACTTTAACATGCCTCAGGCAATTTTCGATTCCCGTCTGACACTGCCACAGATTTTTGCGAAGAAATAA
- the hemL gene encoding glutamate-1-semialdehyde 2,1-aminomutase: MNHTLSHQQIERARKVIPGGVNSPARAFGAVGGEPVVIDRGQGAYLYDLDGNQYIDYIGSWGPQILGHRHPQVMQAISDALAKGTSFGAPCAAETEMAEFLCEAVPSLEKVRMVNSGTEATMSAIRVARGFTGRDRIIKFSGCYHGHVDSLLVQAGSGALTLGTPSSPGIPKGCTQDTLSLEYNDCQQLEETFEKFGSEIACIILEPVVGNMGTVIPDKEFLQTCRDLCTKHGTVLIFDEVMTGFRVAFGCAQSLFGITPDMTALGKIIGGGMPVGAYGGRADIMAKVSPDGPVYQAGTLSGNPVAMAAGLSTLKLLRDVNPYPHLELMGEKLAAGLTAAAQAAGIPHQLARVGSMLTLFFNQQEVKNYSISSQNDTSRFAKYFHGMLNRGIYLPCSQYEAMFISNAHTEEDLDKTIQAAQEVLKEIA; this comes from the coding sequence ATGAACCACACGCTAAGTCATCAACAAATCGAACGCGCCCGCAAAGTCATTCCCGGTGGAGTCAACAGCCCTGCTCGTGCCTTCGGAGCCGTGGGCGGGGAACCGGTCGTTATCGATCGAGGGCAGGGAGCCTACCTTTACGACCTGGATGGCAATCAATATATCGATTACATCGGCTCCTGGGGGCCGCAAATTCTCGGGCACCGACATCCGCAAGTGATGCAGGCCATCAGCGATGCCCTCGCCAAAGGAACCAGCTTCGGTGCGCCTTGTGCCGCCGAAACTGAAATGGCTGAGTTCCTCTGTGAAGCCGTTCCGTCTCTCGAAAAAGTCCGCATGGTCAACTCGGGAACCGAAGCAACTATGTCGGCAATTCGCGTCGCCCGTGGATTTACCGGAAGGGATCGCATCATCAAATTCTCCGGTTGTTATCACGGTCATGTCGATAGCCTGCTCGTTCAAGCTGGCAGTGGAGCCCTCACGCTGGGCACTCCGTCCAGCCCCGGCATCCCGAAAGGCTGTACTCAGGATACGCTTTCGCTCGAATACAATGACTGTCAGCAACTTGAAGAGACCTTTGAAAAATTCGGTTCAGAAATTGCCTGTATCATTCTTGAACCTGTCGTCGGTAATATGGGAACCGTCATTCCTGATAAGGAATTTCTGCAGACCTGTCGGGACTTGTGTACAAAGCATGGAACCGTGCTGATTTTCGATGAAGTGATGACCGGCTTCCGCGTTGCGTTTGGATGTGCCCAGAGCCTGTTCGGCATCACACCCGACATGACCGCGCTCGGCAAGATCATCGGCGGGGGCATGCCGGTCGGTGCTTACGGCGGACGAGCAGACATCATGGCCAAGGTCTCTCCAGATGGCCCGGTTTATCAGGCGGGCACGCTTTCCGGAAATCCCGTCGCCATGGCAGCCGGCCTGTCAACTTTAAAATTACTTCGCGATGTCAACCCGTATCCGCATCTCGAATTGATGGGTGAAAAACTGGCAGCTGGTCTGACCGCAGCGGCTCAGGCAGCAGGCATCCCGCATCAACTCGCCCGCGTCGGCAGTATGCTGACCCTGTTCTTTAATCAGCAGGAGGTCAAAAACTACAGCATCTCCAGCCAGAACGACACCTCGCGATTCGCCAAATACTTTCACGGTATGCTCAACCGGGGCATCTATTTGCCATGCAGTCAATACGAGGCGATGTTTATTTCCAACGCCCATACCGAGGAAGATCTGGATAAAACAATTCAGGCGGCTCAAGAAGTTTTGAAAGAGATTGCGTGA